In Sphingomonas sp. SORGH_AS_0950, the following are encoded in one genomic region:
- a CDS encoding MOSC domain-containing protein, with the protein MTTGRAMTGHLAGIARHAVPKGPMEVIDTAIVTPAGGVEGDCRGRVKPGGRGRRQVTLIERTDWDAALAEIDRDIPWQARRANLLVEDFDLPQIPGTRLRIGPVLLEITMECDPCHRMDAIADGLQAALRPDWRGGVCTRVIEGGTIRIGDNIRIEES; encoded by the coding sequence ATGACGACGGGGCGGGCGATGACCGGGCATCTGGCCGGCATCGCCCGCCATGCCGTACCCAAGGGGCCGATGGAGGTGATCGACACCGCCATCGTCACCCCGGCGGGCGGCGTCGAAGGCGATTGTCGCGGCCGGGTGAAGCCCGGTGGGCGCGGACGGCGTCAGGTGACGCTGATCGAGCGGACCGACTGGGACGCCGCACTCGCCGAGATCGACCGCGATATCCCCTGGCAGGCGCGCCGTGCGAACCTGCTGGTCGAGGATTTCGACCTTCCCCAAATTCCGGGCACCCGGCTGCGTATCGGGCCCGTCCTTCTGGAAATCACCATGGAATGCGATCCGTGCCACCGCATGGACGCGATCGCCGACGGATTGCAGGCGGCCCTCAGGCCCGACTGGCGCGGTGGCGTATGCACCCGCGTGATCGAGGGCGGCACGATCCGCATCGGCGATAACATCAGGATCGAGGAATCATGA
- the gap gene encoding type I glyceraldehyde-3-phosphate dehydrogenase, with amino-acid sequence MTVKVAINGFGRIGRLVARAILERGGDALELVAINDLADAKSNAWLFSRDSVHGRYPGEVSADGNDIVIDGKRIRVTAERDPANLPHKELGVDLVLECTGFFTDKASCEKHIAAGAKKVLISAPGKNVDLTVVYGVNHDKLTAEHTIVSNASCTTNCLAPVAKVLNDAIGIERGLMTTVHAYTNDQKILDQIHPDLRRARAAAMSMIPTTTGAARAVGEVLPELKGKLDGSAIRVPVPDVSLVDLTFTPARDTTKEEVNAILKAASEDGPLKGVLVFSDEPLVSIDLMHSPQSSTVDSLETAVIDGKLVRVVSWYDNEWGFSNRMVDTATAMAKFL; translated from the coding sequence ATGACGGTCAAGGTTGCAATCAATGGCTTCGGCCGCATCGGCCGCCTGGTCGCGCGCGCCATCCTCGAGCGGGGCGGCGACGCGCTGGAACTCGTCGCGATCAACGATCTGGCCGATGCCAAGTCGAACGCCTGGCTGTTCAGCCGCGACAGCGTCCATGGCCGCTATCCGGGCGAGGTGTCGGCCGACGGCAACGACATCGTGATCGACGGCAAGCGCATCCGCGTCACCGCCGAGCGCGATCCGGCGAACCTGCCGCACAAGGAACTGGGCGTCGACCTGGTCCTGGAGTGCACCGGCTTCTTCACCGACAAGGCGTCGTGCGAGAAGCACATCGCGGCGGGCGCGAAGAAGGTGCTGATCTCGGCCCCCGGCAAGAATGTCGACCTGACCGTCGTGTACGGCGTCAACCATGACAAGCTGACCGCCGAGCACACCATCGTCTCGAACGCTTCGTGCACCACCAACTGCCTGGCGCCGGTCGCCAAGGTGCTGAACGACGCGATCGGGATCGAGCGCGGCCTGATGACCACGGTCCACGCCTATACCAACGACCAGAAGATCCTCGACCAGATCCACCCGGACCTGCGTCGCGCCCGCGCCGCCGCCATGTCGATGATCCCGACCACCACGGGTGCTGCCCGCGCGGTGGGCGAGGTCCTGCCGGAACTGAAGGGCAAGCTGGACGGCTCGGCCATCCGCGTGCCGGTGCCCGACGTCAGCCTGGTCGACCTGACCTTCACCCCGGCGCGCGACACGACCAAGGAAGAGGTCAACGCGATCCTGAAGGCGGCGTCGGAAGACGGTCCGCTGAAGGGCGTGCTGGTCTTCTCGGACGAGCCGCTGGTGTCGATCGACCTGATGCACTCGCCGCAGTCCTCGACCGTCGACAGCCTGGAGACGGCGGTGATCGACGGCAAGCTGGTGCGCGTCGTGTCGTGGTACGACAATGAATGGGGCTTCTCGAACCGCATGGTCGACACCGCGACCGCGATGGCGAAGTTCCTCTGA
- a CDS encoding cell division protein ZapA, with translation MAEVTILVGDRPHTVYCQDGGEARVRMLGQMLDQRWSAALRASGGHNGERALLFVSLMLADALEEAERRPPAGAAVSEAALARIAERLEGLADALDEEGRSGNGRP, from the coding sequence ATGGCCGAGGTGACGATCCTGGTCGGCGACCGTCCGCACACCGTCTATTGCCAGGACGGCGGCGAGGCGCGCGTCCGGATGCTGGGCCAGATGCTCGACCAGCGCTGGTCGGCCGCGCTGCGCGCCTCGGGCGGGCATAATGGCGAACGCGCGCTGCTCTTCGTCTCGCTGATGCTGGCCGACGCGCTGGAGGAGGCCGAGCGGCGCCCGCCCGCCGGAGCCGCGGTCAGCGAGGCTGCGCTCGCGCGGATCGCCGAGCGGCTGGAAGGGCTGGCCGATGCGCTGGACGAAGAAGGGCGATCCGGGAACGGCCGCCCTTGA
- a CDS encoding 5-formyltetrahydrofolate cyclo-ligase: protein MTDKRALRARMRAVRDAHGPGLLPVARPFLDRLLPGQIVAAYRPLGSEADPALWVEAALHAGAAIALPHVVDRASPIRFLRWSQGQNLAIGAFGLHQPSPDAPECVPDIILTPLVGFDRRGNRLGQGAGHYDRAFAAHPDAWRVGIAWSVQEVEELTPDSWDVPLHAIATESEWIVP, encoded by the coding sequence ATGACCGACAAACGTGCCCTGCGCGCCCGGATGCGGGCGGTTCGCGACGCGCATGGCCCCGGCCTGCTGCCGGTGGCACGCCCCTTTCTCGACCGGCTGCTGCCCGGACAGATCGTCGCGGCCTATCGCCCGCTGGGGTCGGAGGCCGATCCGGCCCTGTGGGTCGAGGCGGCGCTGCATGCGGGCGCGGCCATCGCGCTGCCCCATGTGGTGGACCGGGCGAGCCCGATCCGCTTCCTGCGGTGGTCGCAGGGGCAAAATCTGGCCATCGGCGCCTTCGGGCTTCACCAGCCCTCCCCCGACGCCCCAGAATGCGTGCCCGACATCATCCTGACGCCGCTGGTCGGCTTCGACCGGCGCGGCAATCGGCTGGGACAGGGGGCCGGGCATTATGACCGCGCCTTCGCGGCCCATCCCGACGCCTGGCGGGTCGGCATCGCCTGGAGCGTGCAGGAGGTCGAAGAACTGACGCCCGACAGCTGGGACGTGCCGCTCCACGCCATCGCCACCGAATCGGAATGGATCGTCCCATGA
- a CDS encoding DUF2842 domain-containing protein produces the protein MTPSWRKPAGMLLIVAIIIVWAMLVASLSGVVGGWHWVLQLLFYVVAGIVWITPMKPLLRWMEGGRG, from the coding sequence ATGACCCCCAGTTGGCGCAAACCCGCCGGAATGCTGCTGATCGTCGCGATCATCATCGTCTGGGCGATGCTGGTCGCCAGCCTGTCCGGCGTGGTCGGGGGGTGGCATTGGGTGTTGCAGCTGCTTTTCTATGTCGTCGCGGGGATCGTGTGGATCACGCCGATGAAGCCGCTGCTGCGCTGGATGGAGGGGGGACGGGGCTGA